The sequence GAGCTGCACGCCGAAGTCGGAGAGCTTGCCCTTGCGGCGCTGGCCGTGCTGGCCGGGGCCGTATTCGCGGCGGTTCACGGGGCTCTTCGGGCGGCCCCAGATGTTCTGGCCCATACGGCGATCGATCTTGTACTTCGCCTCACTGCGCTTAGTCATCGCGTCCTCTTCGGTTGCATGGTTTGAGGAAACGCGCCCTCCTGTGTGACGGGCCAGGCCCGGCACCGACAGGTCCGATCCCCAAAGCTAGAGGGAGAGGACCACGGGTCGCGAAACGCTTCGCGGGCCGAAATCGGCCCGCGAGCAGGCGGCTTTTAGGGGAGTTTGGGGTTCGCTGTCAATTCTTTAGCCCGTCGTTCCGGGGCGATGCGCCAGCATCGAACTCCGGTGCGCAATTGCGCACCTGAGAACCTCGAGATTCCGGGTTCGGTGCTGCGCACTGCCCCGGAATGACCGTCTTTAAGTCCTGACCGCCCGGATCGGCTTTGGTCCAGCCGCCCGCAATTCGGCAGCGATTTCAGTGTTCAGGACCTGTTCCAGCCGGGTCAGGACCCGGGCGACGGGGGCCGCGTCCGTGACCCGGTGATCCCAGCGGATCACGACATGGATGGTCTGGTCGGGCTCGACCACCCCATAGCTGACGATGAAGGGGCCCGGCGTGATCGGGTGGAGCTCGCCCCCGCCATAAGCGGCCACAGAACTCACCGCGAAGCTGCCGAACCAGTTACCGCGCTGCCGGCCGAAATTGAGCCCGATCGCCCAGGACAGGCGCCGGAGCGGCAGCGGCAGGCGGGTCGCCCGCATGATCTTGCGGAACATCGGGACGTCCTCGATCGGGGCCGTCTTGGCGCGGCGGATCTCGGCGTCGACCTGGGCCAGCGGCAGGGCCTCCGGGGCTGCGATTCGCTGCGGCAGCACGCATTCCTCGCCGTCCTCGACCCTGGCAATGGCCACCGTCGCCACGCTCTTCGGCAGCTCGTAGAGGGTCGGCCGGGGCCATTTGGCGTAGACGGTGCGCAGGACCGGCTCGTCCCTGGCCACCAGGGCGAAGGCCTTGACGAACATCGCCGCCCAGCCGGCGGGCGCCAGTGCGCCGGCACGGGCCTCCAGCAGGGGACGAATATCGAGCGAACGGGAGAGCGAGACGAACGGCACGTCCATCGAGGCGCGCATGAGGTCGCAAATCAGGCGGCGCGGCAGCGAAACGGTCTTGGGTGTCCCGCGCATCGCTCTTTCGGTTCCGGCGGATGAAAAAATGGGCAGCGAACGGGCGCCCGCTCGCCGCCTGCTCTAGCACGAACCAACCCGCTTGGGGCCGGTCGGTTCGCCGCATCAGGGTGCCGGCGAGGCCAGCGGCTTGGTCTTGTCGACGACGTAAACTCCAAGCACTTTCATAGCCTTATCACCATGGGCCTTGGCGTCATGCACGACGCCGGCCGGGATCTGGTAGGAATCACCGGCTTTCAGGGTTTTCTCCGGCTGCCCGTCGATCAGGAGACTGAGCTCGCCTTCCAGGACATAGCCCGTCTCAATTCCGGGATGCGTGTGGCGTCCGGCCGAACCGCCCGCCGGAACTTCGGCGATGGCGGTGATGGTGTTGTAACCGTCCGGAAACTCGACCTTCTGAAGCGGGGTGCGCTTGATGCCAGGCTGCTGGGCGACGGCCGCAACGGCAAGGCCGGTGAAGACGAGAGCGAGCAAAGTCTTTTTGAGCATGATTTTCCTCCCTTGAAACGGCCGACCCTAGCAGCGCCGCAGTTCCCGGCAAGGCTCGATAGCCCAAGGGCTAACGTCTGATCCCCTCGAACGCGGCCATGATGCCGCGCTGGAACAGCGACCAGTCGAAACCGAGCGCGATGGCGCGGTAGCCGCGGTCGATCAGGGCGTTGGCCTGGTCGGCGGTGCGGGCCACGCCGCCGATCGGCACGCCGCTTTTGAGGATGCCCGCCTCGGCGCGCGCGACCAGCGCAAGCAATTCCGGATCGTCCATCTGGCCGCGCTTGTTGATGGACGTCGCGAGATCGCCGGGACCGATCACGGCGACGTCGATGCCGGGTGTTGCCATGATCTCGTCGATGCGGTTGACGGCCTCGACATGCTCGATGGTGACCATGCAGATCATCTCGTCGTCGGCAGAGGCCATGTAATCAGGCATCGATTTGCCCCAGCGGAACGGCGCGTGGAAGGGACCCCAAAGCCGATCGCCGCGCGGCGGATAGCGCACGCTGCGCACCGCCTTCTCGGCATCGGCGCGATTGGTGATCATCGGGAAGTTGATGCCGAAGGCGCCGATGTCCATCGGCGCTTTCGCAAGCCACGGCTCGTTTGCAGCGATCCGCACCAGGGGCGTGCACGGCGTGCCCGTCGTCGCGGCAATCATCGCATGCGCTTCGGTGAGGCCGATCGGTCCGTGCTCGAGATCGACGATGATCCAGTCGAGCGAGCGCGCCATGATCTGCACCAGCTGCACGCTCGGGATGGTCGCGATCGCGCCGAAGGCGGGGCGCCCCTCGGTCCACAATTGGCGGAGGCGATTGAGCGGCGTTGCGGGGATCGACATGTGATGACCTGCGCGGAGATGACGACGGCAGAGCCTAGCAGCGCGCTGCTGGGGCGCAAGGTCAGGCCACAGCGCGCCCGCCGAAGAACGGCGTCAGCGTGGCACTGAGACCATGCACGCGGTTCGATGTGAAGATCATCTCGGCGGACTGTGCGAGGCCGCCGATGCGCGCACCCAGCAGGTCCGAGACGCGGCGGGCGATCGCCGGCGCCGGGTCGATCCACTCGACCGGCCAGGGCGCGAGCTTCTTCAAGCGGTCGAGCAGCAACGGATAATGTGTGCAGGCCAGCACCACGGTATCCGTGCGCGCGTCCGCTTCCTCGCCGACGAAGCAGGGCGCGAGCTCGGCGCGGATGGCGTCGTCACTGACGGAAGCGCCACTCAGCTCGGCTTCGGCGAGCGAGGCGAGCTCGGGCGAGCCGACCAGCGTCACCTCGCAGCCTTGCGCGAAATCGCGGATCAGCGCCTTGGTGTATTCGCGCTTCACCGTGCCCTTGGTGCCGAGCACCGAGACGCGGCGGGTCTTCGACAGGGCGCAGGCCGGCTTGATCGCCGGCACCGTGCCGACGAAGGGCAGGGAATAAGCGGCGCGCAGGTGCGATAGGACCAGGGTGGAGGCCGTGTTGCAGGCGATGACGACGAGGTCGGGATCATGCGTGCCGATCAGCTCCCCCATCAGCGGCACGACGCGGGCGATGATCTCGTCCTCGCTGTGGTGGCCATAGGGGAAGAAGGCGTCGTCGGCGACGTAAACGTAATGGGCGTCCGGGCGCGCGGCCACGACCTCACGGAGCACCGTGAGCCCGCCAAGGCCGGAATCGAATACCAGGATCGTCAGGGAATTGGTCACGTCGTTACCTTAAGGCGTCATGGTTACCATTCGGTTTTTGGGGCGGTTTTGCGGCGGACCCGCTTTGGGTCAGTTTGGAACGATTCAATTTCGCGATGGCCGCCTGTTCCCGCTATCAGCAGCCGTGCTGCGCTGCGGGCAGGGGCATGTCCGCAAAATTCCGGGGAGCCGACATGATCAGAAACACGAATGCCGGGTGGGGCAGCATTTCCCGCTGGCTGCACTGGATCCTGGCGCTGACGATCATCGGCATGATCGGCTTCGGCTGGTGGATGAACCACATTCCGGCGCGCCCCGACCGCTTCTTCTACCGCTCGATCCACGCCGATATCGGTTATGCGATCCTGCTGCTCACGCTGCTGCGCCTGGTCTGGCGGGTCGCCAATCCGACGCCGGCTTTGCCGGCCGACAGCCAGCCCTGGCAGAAGCTCCTCGCCCGCGTCAGCCATGGCGCGCTGTATCTTGCCGTCATCGTCGTGATCCTGCTCGGCTGGGCGCATTCCGGCGCGCACACGCCGGATTATTCGGATTTCTTCGGCCTGTTTCACGTGCCGCAATTCACCTCTCCCGACCGCGAGGTCGCGCGCGCCTATGAGGATCGCCACATCCTCTTTGCCTATGTGCTGCTGGCCCTGATCGCGGTTCATGTCATCGCCGCCATCTGGCACCACTTCATCCGCCGCGACCGCGTGGTGGCGCGGATGGTCGCGGACGAGGCGGGGTAGGGGCGCTCTCTCCACCCCGTCATTGCGAGCCAACGGGTCCGCGCAACGCGCGGCCCGATGACAGGCTCCGCGAAGCAATCCAGAATCTTTCCGCAGAGGCAGTCTGGATTGCTTCGCTGCGCTCGCAATGACGGAGTATGATGCAACGTCACGACCGACACACGCGACGCCTTCGCCCGCGTCGTCTGCCCAGGAGGCGCCATGCTCACCGTCCACCATCTCGGCAAGTCGCAGTCCGAACGCATCGTCTGGCTGTGCGAAGAGCTCGAAATCCCCTACGCGCTGAAGCACTACACCCGCGATCCCGTCACCATGCTGGCGCCGCCCGACTACAAGGCGCTGCATCCGATCGGGACCGCGCCCGTCATCACCGACGGCGATCTCGTGCTCGCCGAATCCGGCGCCATCGTCGATTACCTCATGGCGAAATACGGCAATGGCCGCCTGGCACTCCGCCCGGACGATCCTGATTTCGCGCAGTTCCTGTACTGGTTTCACTTCGCCAACGGCACGCTGCAGGCCGGCATGGGCCGGCTGATGATCCTGAACCGGCTCAAGCTCGCCGAGGACAATCCGATGCTGGCCGCGACCAGGGGGCGCGTCGACCGCGCCTTCGATCTGGTCGATGCGCGCGTTCGTGATGCCGAATATCTGGCGGGCAAGACCTTCACCACCGCCGACATCATGACGGGCTTCTCGCTCACCACGATGCGCTACTTCCAGCCTTACGATCTGTCGCGCTGCCCGAACGTGGTCAAATATCTCGGCCGCGTCAGTGCACGGGCGGCCTATCGACGCGCGATGGAGAAGGGCGATCCCGGCATGGCGCTGCTGTTGAGCTGAGCGGGGATCAGGCGATCCTGTTGGTGGTCGTCGTCCGCGCCGCGTTGAGCTGCTTCTGCAGCCGATCGATGTTTTGCAGGAGGCGCTGGCTGGTCAGCACCAGGAAGTAATAGCCGAACTGCGGGTCCTGGAAGTAGATCTCGAGCAGCCGGTCATAGGTGATCGTCAGGACCTGTCCGTCCTCGATGCACTCGATCGTTCCGGTGCGGCGGTTGTCCGGCGTCAGGAAGCCGAGCTCGCCCATCAGCGCTCCCGGCAGAATCTCGACGTTGATCTCCTTAACCAGGAATTTGCCGGTGACCGTGAGCAGCATCTCCTTGGCCGGGTCGCCCAGCTTGAACAGCGTGTCGCCGCGGCGATATTTGCGCTCGGTCATGAACGGCTTGAGCCATTCGATCGACATGTCGCCCTCGGCGGCATGGCGCGCCTTCTTGACCAGCTTGAGCATCTGCCGCAGGCGAAGAGCGTTGATCGGAAGCAGCAGCAGATAGAGCAGGAACGTCGAGACATTGGCCGAGAGCGCGCCGAACACGGCGAAGAGCGCGCAGCCGATCATGTTCGCGACGCGCAGGGGCACCATGGTCCGCATCAGGAGCGTGGCGACGAAGAAGCCGGCGCCGACCGCGGCGAACAGGTTCGCCAGCGTGATGTTCTGGACGAAGATCTCCAGCAGCCGGTTGAAGATCGCGTCGTAGGTGACGTTGTTCGGATCGAGGCCCATCTGGACCAGGATTTTCGCGATCCTGAGATTGTCCGTGGCCGCATCGAGGATGCGGTCGAGGATCGAGGAAATGTCTGCACTGCCGGACGGCATGGTACTAACCCCGCGTAAGGCCTTCAGTCCTGCTCGGTATTTGCGGCACCTATAGCCGAAATCGAATGACGTCCGCTTGAAATGAAGCCTTCGGCCGCCATGCCGCAAGAGGCAAATTTTAGCCTGATCGGGCGTTTCGGCAATTGCCCGTTGGTTGTGCGTATGACCCGTGAAGCGCCCGTGATTCGGGGGCGCGGGGTGCAGCTTTGGCGTCGTGGACGGTTTCGGGCGGCCCTGATAAGGGGAACGGGGCGGTCACCGCCTCAGGGCTTGGCGGCGGGCTGGATCACCTGCTGTTCGACCAGGGCAAGGTGACCGGGCAGCGACCCGGCGCGCAGCAACATGGCGACGCTGCTTGCTTCCTCCAGGGTGAAATTGCCTGAAATCTGGCCGGAGCCCCCGGTGATGGGCTCGCGGATCACCGGGGCGGAAATCACCTTGTCGTCGAGCACGATGGCGAAGGGCTTTCCAATGTTCTCTTCGGTGATGTGGGCGAAGCGCCGCGCGCCGCGTCCATTGAAGCGGAACGAGGCGATCGGTTCGTTCGTGCCGCTCGCCAATCCCGGACCGGCATAGCTGATGTCGTCCCCCTCGATCGCGCTGTCCTTTGCAACGAGATAGGCGCGTTTCTCCTTGAAGCCGAACAGGACTTCGGAGCCCGCTGGAGGCGTGCCGAGCTCGGCGTGCTCCGCCGGCATCGAGAGATCGACCATGCGGAAGCTGACCTTGACCTTCGTGGCGAAGATCGCGGTAACGCGCTCGGGCTCCATCATCCCCGGGACGAAGATGCGGATGCGGTCCGTGCCATCAGGCTGGGCGCTGGCGAGCTTGATGCCGGCATCCTTGAGGCGCTGCTCGATCATCGCGATGGAATCTTCGACGAGGTCGCGCAGCCCTGCGGCGGATGCGGTGTCAGTCGGCTTGAGCTTGACCTGCCCGTCGCCGCCGTCGATCACGGAGAGGGCACGCGCGGGCAACCCCTCCGCGGCCGCCGCGAGCTTGCGCTTCAGCTCTTCGCGGCCCTTGGCGTCCGCGACCTTCACCTCGACCCCACCGTCGCGGATCGCAAGACCCGAGAAAGCGATCTTGCCCTCGCGCAGGGTCTTGTAGACGTCATCGCGGAGGTCCGTGGCGGCACTCTCGCGCAAGCCATCGGCGTCCACTCTGTAAACGATGCGCGACCCGCCCAGCTTCTCCATCTTGTCGCCGATGAAGGCCGCGATCTTGGCGCGCATCTTCTCGAGCTGGCTATCCGCGGCGAGCGCGGCGCGGGGCAGGGGGACCGCCGATGCCATCGCAAACGCGACGATCACCGGTGCAATGCGATTCCGCAGGGGCGTGGTCATGATCACCTTAAGTCTTGCGGCAGGACGCTGGCAGGCGAATCTGATGCCAGTCCTTGGTCCCCCGATCGGGTGCGGAGGTTCAAATTCCGTTCGATCCGGCGGTGTCGTCGCAGCCGCCAGGCCATGGACGAGCGCCAAATCATCCCTCATTGTGGTCCCGCTCGGCCGGCCATCGGCCGGGTCTCGCCAAACCAAAATGTCAAAAGACAGGGGGCGAGGAAATCCGAGGGAGGACGAAATTCCATGGCGGGCATCCATGCGCTCGATCGGCTGATCGGCAACGACTATCCGGACTTTTTGACCGACGATGAGGTCCGGGCCTTCGAGCAGGTCCCTTACGCGGACCGCGTCGCGGCCGAGAGCACGTATGACGCCATCAAGCTTGGTGCGGCGCGCAATCCCGACGGCGCGGCGATCCAGTTCCTGCAGAATGCCGATCCGTCCGACACGCCGGTCGTGGTCACCTACCGCGACTTCATTGCGCGCGTCACGCAAGCCGCCAACATGTTTCACGCGCTCGGCGCGGAGAAGGGCGATGTCATCAGCTTCATGCTGCCGCTGGTGCCCGATGCCTTCGTGACGCTGTTCGGTGCGGAAGCGGCCGGCATCGCCAATCCCGTCAATCCGCTGCTGGAGCCGCACCAGATCGCGGAGATCCTGGAGGCTGCGGATACGAAGATCCTGGTGGCGCTCGGGCCGATGCCGGGCACCGACATCTGGCAGAAGGTCGAGCAGATCCGCCCGCAGCTAAAGCATCTCAAGGCGATCGTGCAGGTGTTCGGTGGCGGCGATCCGGACAAGGGCATCTTTGCGTTCAACGACCTGATCAAGCAGCAGCCGGCGGACCGGCTTATCAGCGGGCGCAAGATTTCGGGTGCCGACATTGCCGCCTATTTCCACACCGGCGGCACCACCGGTACGCCAAAGCTGGTGCGCCATACCCACGCCAACCAGGTCTACCAGGCCTGGGCGCTCAGCCTGCTGCTCAAATCGAAGCCCGGCTCCAATTTGCTGTTCGGCATGCCGCTGTTTCATGTCGGGGGATCGCTGACGCAGGTGCTGCTGATGCTGTCGAGCGGCGGCTCGCTGGTCGTGCTGTCGCCGAGCGGCTGGCGCAATCCGAATTCGGTGAAGAACATCTGGGGATTGGTCGAGCGCTATAAGCCCGAGGCGCTGTCGAGCGTGCCGACGGTGCTGGCTGCGACGCTTGCGGTGCCGCCAGGCAATGCGGACATCTCCAGCCTGAAATATGCCGCCGGCGGCGGATCGGCGATCCCCGTCGCGGTGGGCTCGGCGATCCAGGACAAGCTGAAGCTGCCGGTGGTCGAGGTCTACGGCATGACCGAGACCTCGAGCGTGCACACGCTCGCCTATCCGGGGCGGCCGATCCGGCTCGGCTCAGTCGGCCTTCCCATGCCTTATGCGCGCGTGCGGATCGTGCAGCTCGATGCCGACGGCCGGCTGATCCGCGATTGCGCACCGGACGAGATCGGCGTCGTCATCATGGCGGGACCCGGCGTGTTCGGCGGTTATCTCAACGACGAGCACAACAAGGGCGCCTTCGTCGACGAGGTCTGGGTCAATTCCGGCGACCTCGGGCGCCTCGATGCCGACGGCTATCTCTGGATCACCGGCCGCGCCAAGGACCTCGTGATCCGCGGCGGCCACAACATCGATCCGGCGCCGATCGAGGAGATCATGTTCCGCCATCCCGCCGTGGGCTTCGCCGCGGTGGTCGGCCAGCCCGACGCTTACGCAGGTGAACTGCCCGTGGGCTACGTGCAGCTGAAGCCGGGCGCCAGCGTTGAGCCGGGCGAATTGGAGACGTGGGTGCGGGAGCGCACGCCCGAGCGCGCCGCCGTTCCGGTACAGGTCATCCCGATCGATCCGATGCCGGTGACCGGCGTCGGCAAGGTGTTCAAGCCGCAGCTGCGCTGGGACGCCGCGCAGCGCGTGTTCACCAAGGTGCTGGCGCCGCTGACCGCGCGTGGCATCGACTGCAAAGTGAAGGTCGGTGCGCATGGCAGCCACGGCTCGATCGCCACCGTGACCCTTGCAGGCGTGCCGGCGGACCAGCGCGAAATCGTCGCCGGCGAAGTACATACGCTGCTCGCACCGTTCGTGATGCGGCACGAGGTGGTGCAGGTCTAGCTGAGGGCTCGCGACGCGAGGCTTGCATGCCTCGCGTCATGCGAGCATCATCCCTTCAAAAAAATGGGGGGAAACCGATGCCTCAAGTCTCTCGTCGCCGCCACCTTCAGCATTTGTCGGGTGTGTTCGGAGCCGCCGCGCTGTCGGGGTGGCCGAAATCCGCGTCGGCTTCAGAGCCTGACATTCCGCCGGAGGGCATCGGCAAGGGCATCCAGCACGTCTCCTACAGCGACATCGGCGGCCGGCCCGACAGCGTGCAGGTGATGTTCAACCGGCAGCACGTCTATGTCGGGCACATGTTCAGCGACGGCGTGACGATCCTGGACGCCTCCGATCCGCGTGCGCTGAAGCCGGTCAATTTCTTCACCGCGGGGCAATACACCCGCACCCATCATTTGCAGGCGGCGGAGGACCTGCTGCTGGTCGCCAACGGCGCCAACATTGTCGCGATGCAGTCCTACGACAACATGCGCGGCTATTTCGAGAACACGCTGGTCGACAGCATCACCAAGGCCAAGAAATTCCGTTCCGGCCTGTCGATCCACGACATCTCGAAACCAGGCGAGATGCGCGAGATCGCGTTCCTCGAGATGCCCGGCTTCGGCATCAACCGGCTGTGGTGGCCCGGCGGCCGCTATGCCTATGTGTCGGCGCATTTCGAAGGCTTCACCGACCACATCCTGTGCGTGGTCGATCTCAAGACCATCACGAAGCCGGAGATCGTCGCGAAATGGTGGCTGCCCGGCATGAACCGCGCGGCCGGCGAGCCGCCGACGCCCAAGGGCAAGCGCTTCGCGCTTCATCACATGATCACGGCGGGCGATCGCGGCTATGCGGCCTGGCGCGATGGCGGCTTCACCATCCACGACATCAGCGATCCCGCCAATCCAAAGCTGCTGTCCCACATCAACTGGTCGCCGCCCTTCGCCGGCGGGACGCATACACCGCTGCCGCTGCCCAAGCGACAGCTTGCGATCGTCGCGGACGAAGCCAACGCGGAGAAATGCGCCAAGGGCCTGTTCCACACCTTCGTGCTCGACGTGCGCGCGCCGGAGAATCCGGTGCCGATCGCAACGCTGCCGACCCCGCGCGAGCGTGATTTCTGCACGAACGGCACCTTTGGTCCGCATAATCTCCACGAGAACCGCCCGGGCTCGTTCCAGAGCGAGGAGACGATCTTCGCGACCTACAACAATGCCGGCGTCAGAGTGTTCGACGTCAAGGATGCTTTCGCACCGAAGGAGATCGCCTACTGGGTGCCGCCGACGCCGAAGAAGCTCATCGACCCCCGCCCGAATGTCGCCCTCGCGGCCAAGACCTGTGACGCCTACGTCCGGCCCGACGGGCTGATGTTCGTCTCCGACTGGAACGCCGGCATGCACGTGCTGCAATATCAGGGGTGAGCAACGCGTAGGGTGGGTTAGCTCTGCGGCTGCGCGAAGCGCAGTCCGCTAGTACGCCTTCGGACCGCGCTTCGCGCGGCCGCGGGCTAACCCACCCTACGAGTCCGACCTTCTCAGCCAGCATCGTCGTCTCGATCAGGCGCTACCCGCGGATCGCCGCATTGGCCTGCGCGGCCGCTCCGGTCATGGCATCCTTTGCCGATTTCTCGCCGTTGACCACTTCATTGACGCCGATCATGAACGCATCCAGGATCGGTCTCGATTGCGGATGGAAGAGGATCGCCTTGGCGCGGTCGACATCGGCATTTTGCAAATTGGTCAGCGCCGCCTCGGCGGCTTGCGGGCCGAATGCCTTCTTGAAGCCCTCGCTGGACCACGCCGACACGCGTGTCGTCGCCAGCCCTGCTGCCGCAGTCTGCAGCGATGTCGGCTTGCTTGTCGCCCAGAGCAGGAACAGGAAAGCCGCCCGCTTGTTTCGTGATTTTGAATTGATGCAGGCCTGCCAGTGCGACATGAAGGGCACGGGGGCGCGACCAGGGACATGCGGAAAGACCGCAAACTGGGCCTGCTTCGCGACGCGACTCCTGGCGGGATTGGAGATGTCGGTTGCGAAATTACTGCTGTCGATCGCGACTGCCGTCCGTCCCTGCAGGAAGTCGTCGAGCACGTGGTACCATTCATAGCTGCCGACGCCGCCAGGCCCGGCCTGGCTGAGCAGACGTCCGTACATCTCGACGGCCGCAATCGCTTCGGGGCTTGCGAAAACCGCCTTGTTGTCCTTGACCATGGCGCCGCCGTGAGAGAACACGAAGCCCATGGCCGGCGGGGAGGAATTGCCGCCGGCCTGGGCCCGCATGGCGATCCCCGACATCTCGCTGGACTTGAGCGCCTTGGCGGTCACGAGCAGCTCTTCGAACGTCTGCGGAACGGGCAGGTTCTTGGCGGCCAGCGCGTCCCCGTTGATGAACATGGTCATCGCTTCGGAGGTGATCGGTATGGCGTACCGTTCGCCGTCGGACCAAAGCGGGAAGGCCCGAGCCGTCTTGAGCAGGTCGCTCTCGTCATACCAGCCGAGATCGGTCAGCGATCGGTTGGAATAATAGCCGTTCAATGGCTCGAGCCATCCTCCCGCGATGCCCTGGCCATAGGTCGTGAACATGAAGACGTCAGGCGTCGCGCTGCCGCGGGCGAGTCTGATCGCCAAGGCGCCGAGGAACGTGGTTTCGAGTTGGAAATCGATGGTGACGTTGATGCCGGTGAGCCGGGTGAACTCCGGCAGCAGCGGCGTGATCGCATTCGACCAGGGATGGATCGCGCCCGAAAGAGAGATGGTCTGTCCCGCAAACTGCTGCCAATCGATGTTTGCGTTGGCGTACGTCGCTGCGCGATCCTCGGCGAAGCTCCAGCGTGGCAGCGCGGCCAGCGCCGGCAAGATTGCGCCCGCCGCCCCCAATCCCCTAACGAAGCTGCGACGGCTGGTCGGACTCCGACCGCTCTGTGCGTACGTCATGTTGCCTCTCCCTGCGACGGGCAATCATTCGCAACACGAGCCATACCGGTGATGTTGCGGCCTTCGCGCGACGATTGGCCAGACCGGTGTAACCTTGGAGGGCGAGAATGTCGGGTTCCACCCCACCTAACCATGCTATTATTCTATCACGCTCAGGCGTCGACACCAGAAGACGCGCTGTCACACGAGCATCGAAGACCCAAGGCCGATGTCAGTTCCTGCTCTGGTCCCGTCTTTGCGATGGCTGGCTCGTCCGCTGATCGTGGCGGTCGTGGCGCTTCTGACGCTGTTCGCTGCGACCGGCTTTCTCGGTCTGCAATATCAGCAGGAGCGGCAGGCGGCTCATGACCTGCTTGGGCATAGCCGCCAGGTGCTCGAAACACTCGATCGGTTGCGTTCGATCACCGCCGAGCTGGAGACCGAACGGCGCGGGTATCTAATGACCCTCGACCCCACCTATCTCAAAGCCTACGGCGTCTCCGACGAAGGTGTGCGGCGCGAGGCGCAGGCGCTGCTGGTGCTGGTCGCGGACGATCCGTTGCAGAGTCTGCGCGCGCAACACCTGGCGCTGACCGTTTCGGCCAAGCTGCGCGAGATCGACGAGATGGTGAAGACCGCCGGCACGTCCGGGCAGGCGGCGCTGGCGATGATCCGCAGCATGGATGAGATCCGCTCGCAGATCGACCAGATGGTGGATCACGAGCGCTTTCGGCTCGCCGACCGGGAGACGCATGCCGAAGCATTCGAGCAGCGCTGGACCTGGCTGATTGCCGGCGCCGTCGTCCTCGTCGTCGCGCTGGCGGGAGCGGCGTTGGCGCTCGCGCGGCTCGAAGCGAAACGGCGGAGACAGACGACCGAGGAGAACATTCAACTGCAGAGCGATCTTGCAGCGCGGGATATCAAGATCCGGCGCCTGTTCGACTCCAACATCATCGGGATCATCATCTGGGAGGTCGAGGGGCGCATTCTCGAGGCCAATGACGCGTTCCTGCGCATCGTCGGATACGACCGGGACGATCTCGCCTCGGGGCGCCTGCATCGATACGATCTGACGCCGCCGGAATGGCGCGACCGCGACGTAAAAACCGTGGCGGAGTTGAAGCGGGTCGGGACGGCCCAGCCGTTCGAGAAGGAGTATGTCCGGAAGGATGGAAGCCGTGTTTCCGTGCTGATTGGCGGGACGATGTTTGCACCAGGTGCGGATCAAGGGGTCGGCTTTGTCCTCGATCTGACGCCTCTCAAGCGGGCAGAGGCCGAAGCTCGCGAGCACGAGCGGCTCTACCGCGAAGCCCTGATGGAGCTCGCGCACGCAAATCGCGTCACCACGATGGGGCAGCTCACGGCTTCGATTGCCCATGAGGTCAACCAGCCGATCGCCGCGATCGTGGCGAATGCCGAGGCCGGGTTGAATTGGCTGGAAGCTCAACCGCCAAATCTGGGGCGGGTTCGACAGACGTTCGACTGGATCACCGGCGATGGCATGCGCGCCGGCGACATCATCGGCCGGATCCGGGC is a genomic window of Bradyrhizobium sp. CB1717 containing:
- a CDS encoding preprotein translocase subunit SecD — translated: MTTPLRNRIAPVIVAFAMASAVPLPRAALAADSQLEKMRAKIAAFIGDKMEKLGGSRIVYRVDADGLRESAATDLRDDVYKTLREGKIAFSGLAIRDGGVEVKVADAKGREELKRKLAAAAEGLPARALSVIDGGDGQVKLKPTDTASAAGLRDLVEDSIAMIEQRLKDAGIKLASAQPDGTDRIRIFVPGMMEPERVTAIFATKVKVSFRMVDLSMPAEHAELGTPPAGSEVLFGFKEKRAYLVAKDSAIEGDDISYAGPGLASGTNEPIASFRFNGRGARRFAHITEENIGKPFAIVLDDKVISAPVIREPITGGSGQISGNFTLEEASSVAMLLRAGSLPGHLALVEQQVIQPAAKP
- a CDS encoding acyltransferase; this translates as MRGTPKTVSLPRRLICDLMRASMDVPFVSLSRSLDIRPLLEARAGALAPAGWAAMFVKAFALVARDEPVLRTVYAKWPRPTLYELPKSVATVAIARVEDGEECVLPQRIAAPEALPLAQVDAEIRRAKTAPIEDVPMFRKIMRATRLPLPLRRLSWAIGLNFGRQRGNWFGSFAVSSVAAYGGGELHPITPGPFIVSYGVVEPDQTIHVVIRWDHRVTDAAPVARVLTRLEQVLNTEIAAELRAAGPKPIRAVRT
- a CDS encoding cupin domain-containing protein, with protein sequence MLKKTLLALVFTGLAVAAVAQQPGIKRTPLQKVEFPDGYNTITAIAEVPAGGSAGRHTHPGIETGYVLEGELSLLIDGQPEKTLKAGDSYQIPAGVVHDAKAHGDKAMKVLGVYVVDKTKPLASPAP
- a CDS encoding cytochrome b encodes the protein MIRNTNAGWGSISRWLHWILALTIIGMIGFGWWMNHIPARPDRFFYRSIHADIGYAILLLTLLRLVWRVANPTPALPADSQPWQKLLARVSHGALYLAVIVVILLGWAHSGAHTPDYSDFFGLFHVPQFTSPDREVARAYEDRHILFAYVLLALIAVHVIAAIWHHFIRRDRVVARMVADEAG
- a CDS encoding glutathione S-transferase, with product MLTVHHLGKSQSERIVWLCEELEIPYALKHYTRDPVTMLAPPDYKALHPIGTAPVITDGDLVLAESGAIVDYLMAKYGNGRLALRPDDPDFAQFLYWFHFANGTLQAGMGRLMILNRLKLAEDNPMLAATRGRVDRAFDLVDARVRDAEYLAGKTFTTADIMTGFSLTTMRYFQPYDLSRCPNVVKYLGRVSARAAYRRAMEKGDPGMALLLS
- the murI gene encoding glutamate racemase, producing MTNSLTILVFDSGLGGLTVLREVVAARPDAHYVYVADDAFFPYGHHSEDEIIARVVPLMGELIGTHDPDLVVIACNTASTLVLSHLRAAYSLPFVGTVPAIKPACALSKTRRVSVLGTKGTVKREYTKALIRDFAQGCEVTLVGSPELASLAEAELSGASVSDDAIRAELAPCFVGEEADARTDTVVLACTHYPLLLDRLKKLAPWPVEWIDPAPAIARRVSDLLGARIGGLAQSAEMIFTSNRVHGLSATLTPFFGGRAVA
- a CDS encoding aldolase/citrate lyase family protein, whose translation is MSIPATPLNRLRQLWTEGRPAFGAIATIPSVQLVQIMARSLDWIIVDLEHGPIGLTEAHAMIAATTGTPCTPLVRIAANEPWLAKAPMDIGAFGINFPMITNRADAEKAVRSVRYPPRGDRLWGPFHAPFRWGKSMPDYMASADDEMICMVTIEHVEAVNRIDEIMATPGIDVAVIGPGDLATSINKRGQMDDPELLALVARAEAGILKSGVPIGGVARTADQANALIDRGYRAIALGFDWSLFQRGIMAAFEGIRR
- a CDS encoding cyclic nucleotide-binding domain-containing protein produces the protein MPSGSADISSILDRILDAATDNLRIAKILVQMGLDPNNVTYDAIFNRLLEIFVQNITLANLFAAVGAGFFVATLLMRTMVPLRVANMIGCALFAVFGALSANVSTFLLYLLLLPINALRLRQMLKLVKKARHAAEGDMSIEWLKPFMTERKYRRGDTLFKLGDPAKEMLLTVTGKFLVKEINVEILPGALMGELGFLTPDNRRTGTIECIEDGQVLTITYDRLLEIYFQDPQFGYYFLVLTSQRLLQNIDRLQKQLNAARTTTTNRIA